A single region of the Marmota flaviventris isolate mMarFla1 chromosome 10, mMarFla1.hap1, whole genome shotgun sequence genome encodes:
- the Pla2g2e gene encoding group IIE secretory phospholipase A2, with translation MIERMTGKSALQYNDYGCYCGIGGSHWPVDQTDWCCHAHDCCYGRLEKLGCEPKLEKYLFSVGQQDIFCAGKTTCQRRTCECDRRAALCFRRYVSTYNRKYAHYPNKLCTGPTPPC, from the exons ATGATCGAGAGGATGACAGGGAAGTCAGCTCTGCAGTACAATGATTATGGCTGCTACTGTGGCATCGGTGGGTCCCACTGGCCAGTGGACCAGACAGACTG GTGCTGCCACGCCCATGACTGTTGCTATGGGCGGCTGGAGAAGCTGGGCTGTGAACCCAAACTGGAAAAGTACCTTTTCTCTGTCGGCCAGCAAGACATCTTCTGTG CCGGCAAGACCACCTGCCAGAGGCGGACCTGCGAGTGCGACAGGAGGGCTGCCCTCTGCTTCCGCCGCTATGTGAGCACCTACAACCGCAAATATGCCCATTACCCCAACAAGCTGTGCACAGGACCCACCCCACCCTGCTAA